One Prunus dulcis chromosome 8, ALMONDv2, whole genome shotgun sequence DNA window includes the following coding sequences:
- the LOC117638858 gene encoding rRNA 2'-O-methyltransferase fibrillarin 1-like → MAPPRGRGGSGGGFRGRGDGGRGGRGGGRFGGGRGGDRGGSAFKSRGGGRGGDRGGRGGRGRGGGMKGGNKVVVEPHRHEGVFIAKGKEDALVTKNMVPGEAVYNEKRISVQNEDGTKVEYRIWNPFRSKLAAAILGGVDDIWIKPGARVLYLGAASGTTVSHVSDIVGPTGVVYAVEFSHRSGRDLVNMAKKRTNVIPIIEDARHPAKYRMLVGMVDVIFSDVAQPDQARIVALNASYFLKAGGHFVISIKANCIDSTSPAEAVFQQEVKRLQADQFKPMEQVTLEPFERDHACVVGGYRVPKKSKTAA, encoded by the exons ATGGCACCTCCGCGAG GccgtggtggtagtggtggtggatTCAGGGGCAGAGGTGATGGAGGGAGAGGTGGAAGAGGAGGAGGCAGGTTTGGTGGTGGAAGAGGCGGTGACAGAGGTGGTAGTGCCTTTAAAAGCCGTGGCGGAGGCCGTGGTGGTGATCGTGGAGGCCGTGGAGGAAGGGGCCGTGGTGGAGGAATGAAGGGTGGAAACAAAGTTGTGGTCGAGCCTCACAGACATGAAGGGGTTTTCATTGCCAAGGGTAAAGAAGATGCTCTTGTTACCAAGAATATGGTGCCTGGGGAAGCTGTATACAATGAGAAGAGGATATCTGTTCAG AATGAGGATGGAACAAAAGTTGAATATAGAATTTGGAACCCTTTCCGTTCTAAGTTGGCTGCAGCTATTCTCGGTGGTGTTGATGATATATGGATT AAACCTGGTGCTCGTGTTCTCTACCTTGGGGCTGCTTCTGGCACCACAGTGTCTCATGTGTCTGACATTGTTGGCCCT ACTGGAGTTGTTTATGCAGTGGAGTTTTCTCATAGAAGTGGCAGAGACTTGGTAAACATGGCAAAGAAGCGCACAAATGTTATACCCATTATTGAAGATGCCAGACATCCAGCTAAATATCGTATGCTTGTTGGCATGGTAGATGTAATATTTTCTGATGTTGCACAACCTGATCAG GCTAGGATTGTAGCATTGAATGCATCATATTTTCTCAAGGCTGGAGGTCACTTTGTTATCTCAATTAAG GCCAATTGCATTGATTCAACCTCGCCTGCGGAAGCAGTTTTCCAACAGGAGGTGAAGAGGCTGCAGGCAGATCAATTTAAGCCTATGGAACAAGTCACTCTTGAACCTTTCGAGCGTGACCATGCTTGTGTGGTTGGTGGCTATCGTGTGCCGAAGAAGTCAAAAACTGCTGCTTAG